The region aataaaaattgtattttataattattaatttcaaattaacttCATTCCCCAAAAAAATAACAAATGAAAAAATCGGTTTTTCGGTTAACCATCCAATGTAAATGACGTAAATTGTAACCGAACCAAGAAACCGAATATTTTAGCGATTTAGTTAACCAATccgaaaaaaatcaaaaaaacctAATTCAGTTAACTTAAAAATCGATAAGGTTTGTCAGCTTTTAGGTTCGGTTTTTTGGTTTCCGTTAATTTTAAACACCCCTAATACAAAGTCCGATACGATATATGTCAAGCCCACGGGTGATACCGGAAAGTCAATTTAGAAAAGCTGAAAttcttgaaatttaaattttgaagattttatgtgttttttctACCGTATATTCAATAAACTATGTTAGttttacatgtttatatatatatatatatatatatatatatatatatatatatatatatatatatatatatatatatatatatatatatatataaccaaaggTTTTCTTAATAAAGGACATGTCACATTAGAaatctctattctaataaaagaatagttttattctccttttgacatgtgtcaccatattaggcttcataattaatgtatattttatttttcttttgccatgtgtcactgTATTAtatctcctaattaatgcatgtcaCTTGCTAACTTATTGaatctccatttcaaatttcaaattttaaattttccactctaattacattaaaataataacattataatgaaaattaaataaaattaacacaaattataaagtgatataattatacatatttatttaaagcaatgattataattttatataactaaaaaatctcttaatgaataatttatttaaaataagtgattaataattttgagtttttaatattaaagtttaaataagtttgtaaccgtggttcccacgggttataaactagttataaAATAATTAGATTGTGGGTTATATATATAACCAAAGGTTTTCTTTATAAAGGACACGTCACATtagaaattataaaataattagaTTGTGGGTTGGGCTCTAAACAATCTAAAACGTTGGGGTGCTTTGAATCATTATAATTATGTTTGGATCATTTATTGGGTCCGGTGGAGCATTTAAACATATCACCATTTATATGGATTCGTCATTCATGAGATTTCTTTGGCAGGCTGCCAGGCTTCATtttcccatttttatgacttaacgcTCCCAAATACATGTGGAAATGTATCTTACAAGCTATGGAACAACTCACACTTAAATCGACAAATTATATCACAAAAAGGATATAACTTTTATCTCTAACTAGATCTATTAATGGATGCataaaggtataaactttataccttctggagatgACTAGGGGAAAAGAACTTCCAGATCCAAGGTTGCTTTAAGCTTCTAAGCACAATCACCACCTTCTCCTTTCTTCAAAGGTAATCAAAACCATCTTCTTtagctcacaaggctcaaactagggttagggtttcaagggaggaCTTTGGGAAgttggaggctgagaatggaaagggattgggagagttaaggaccttaaataagctcaaaacccaaaaattagggtttgggttctGGTCGTGTATGCCCGACGTACGCTTCTAAATGCGCGACTTCACTAtgccagtacgcgcaacgtaccagcCTCCTTCCCAACTTCAACACACTTTCAATTTACTACAACTTCTTTGATCCAACTTCGATTTTGGcgatctttatatgcacgaaaggtgttgaagagccccacaatattatctaaatatattGGACTAAAAGCTTTTCGAaccaaaatccatatttcatgcaagatcCCAGTCTATGACTTTCCGTTTTCTACCCTTTGGCCCAAAACACAATTTAAAGGTTAAGATCTCGCAACCATTATTGCCTCCATCCAAAAGGCCTAAGCATTACCTCTTTAAGGCCCATAGCCTTTACACAATCTACTTCTGGCACACTGCCCTGAAATAAGAAATGCCAGGAAACAAGATGTTACATATATCAACATAATCAAAACAAAATAATCAATAAAAATAACCCTACTAATCAGATTAGCGAGAAAATTCATGAATGTCGGTTTTAGACTGGCGTAATGCCGTGGCAAAAGGCATGCCATATCGTGGAAGACTAAAGTTagagaaaaaaattgttttttcaaTTCATCTCATGTACAATCAATGTTAGACAAAATACATGGACATGTGGACAATCAATTAATATTTAAGGGGCACATCAAGGGCGGAGCTTCATTATttgatttgggggggggggggggggggttcgaaAATATAATATGCATAAAAATTGGTGAGCGGAAGGGGAGGGGGcacaattaaaattttatatttttgggcctAGTATGTATAAAATTAAAGTATATGGACTACTTCTTACCAAAAAATTCAGGGGGGCCACAGTCCCCCTCCCTCTAATAAAGCTCCGCTCATGGGCATAGTCAACCTATAATGATCTTTGTGATAACACTTTGAAGgtaacatacaatgaacaacaaAACCTACAAGAACCCTAATATATCAAAAATACCAAGttaggattacatacctttgaATTTTTTAAGTAAACAATTCACTTCAAACCCTAATAGTTGATCTTAGAAACTAGCACCAAAAGTATGatgtctctaatggctcacacccaaaaccctagaaacaCTATAACGAAGatgatggagagagagagagtgtgtgtgtgtgtgtgtgaagagAAGAGAGGGAAATTTCGTTCATAAACTTCTTAGAAAGGTTGTACATGAATTTTGGCTCCTGATAAGTCATATTTATAGTTTATGTAACTTACATGCAAAtacagatttgaattgattaaataatagatttaattaCAATTCAAATTATTTCTTTATATGCAACCAAGaggcttccagaaaccctagGAATCCCTCAAAAACAGTCCATACCATGGAGAgttttaaaattgtttatttttattaaactattgaacaattacaattcacttattgcacttttaattaatttcaattatctcgaattaattctagattaattttgactaatagttaaataattattattgatttcgcattaatttattaatcacataataaattaacaaatcatttatatatTTCTAACTAATACATTAATCATATAATACATTAACATATCATTTCCCCATAATTTGTAGTTAGTATCATTTTTAGTTATTTCTGGTTATAAGTTTATAACCAATTTAATTTTAAGTTTATATCAATTTAATTATGAGCTTAGACGTCTTAATCTAACAGTAGTGACTCTCTCAATTCAGATGTTATGGGTTCGAGTCTTATTAGAGACATATGGTAGTTTATGAGTAGATTGATTTGTCcttgaaaaaaaaactatgttattataaATTGATAAATTCTTTTTTAACACTTTTCATGAATGATTGTCTTTTTTGTAaaagatatattttttttcataatccGTTTAGGCTTGAGGTAGTGGACTTGCTACCGCTCTCGTCAAACAATTTGTTAAATATCAAACACCACTCCTTAAGATTCACCGGAGGATGTGTTAAAAATGGATCGCCAAGCATTTAGcgagaggagagagaagagagaaaaatgtATTTGTGGATTTTGATTGGTTTATAACTATTGTTTTACGTTTTTCTTTAttctattttcaaaataaagcctattaattcaaaataaagCCTATTAATTTAAAACGTCACCACTCTTTATGAAATGAGTAGCAAAACATTTTAATGAGTTGGTAGGAAAAAAAAATGTGGCAGCACAAAAAATGATATGTCGCTAAAGGTGTTATCACTCCTTCCTTAAGCCTTGTTTGATACATATAGCAAATTCATAAAATATCAAGAATTTTACTTTTGTTCCCAACATTATTTTTCATGAAATAGTATGTCATCTCACTAAAAGGAATACACACATTTGGCTTTGAAAACGTTTTCTAGTACGCTGTTGCCAAAACAATTTTGTAAAGAGATACTTTAACAAAACAATTCTTATCataaaaaatatttgaaaattaataGGTCAAGTTATGTGGATCCCTTTTACATTTTTAAAGAACCCCTAAtaatcattttaattttttttcttaaaataaactaatcattacaaaataattattcttttattaattaCCATTACATAATATTTTACCCCTCATtgattattttattcttttacttTAAATAAAACTAATCCTTATATAATAAAAGTTACTAAAAGCTTCAATATAAAGATTTAtttgtagaaaaaaaaaaatagtagtaGTTTAGATTCAAGCTCCACTCTTTTCTCTGCGACTTGACCTCTAGGCTCCATCCTACAGCATCTTTTTACGAGCCAGGGTCGGCCTCTGTTCACTTATTGGCTCGAGGGTCACACACCACCAGAGGCATCGCACGTGAAAGCATCGCATAGTTCGCAAAACCCCACGTAACGATGTCTCCCCGTGAATCCGAATTTCACCCATCTTTAATTTAAGCTCTCATTCACAGATCATAATCTACAGTTTAACGCTTTCAGCACCTATAGATCTGATAAAAATCACAAGGTTTCTTTTATCTGCGTCAAGCTCAAGTTCACCGGCGGCAATGGCGGATTGGGGCCCGGTTCTAGTGGCGGTGGTGCTGTTTGTGCTATTATCGCCAGGATTACTGTTCCAGTTGCCGGGTCACAACAGGGTGGTGGAGTTCGGCAGCATGCGGACCAGCGGCGCCGCCGTGATCGTTCATGCTGTTG is a window of Lactuca sativa cultivar Salinas chromosome 1, Lsat_Salinas_v11, whole genome shotgun sequence DNA encoding:
- the LOC111920138 gene encoding uncharacterized protein LOC111920138, with the translated sequence MADWGPVLVAVVLFVLLSPGLLFQLPGHNRVVEFGSMRTSGAAVIVHAVVFFGILTLFLITIGVHVYAG